The following are from one region of the Paraglaciecola sp. L1A13 genome:
- a CDS encoding lipase: MKKLKRYQYERYAVLCKLSYPKCFDHVALGFSEDGHVAIKNRRGHVLARILWQDKKKEVIVVFRGSQILSDWFANLCFFPKRKRFDKTVYYVHYGYDRLLNQKVPGAEQSDEALSIYQQIERVLTPLIANGKRVSLTGHSSGGAMAILTADWLERRFDAPVRRVVTFGQPSTGFRSFNRHYLLHRRTYRICCDLDIITFLPPLPGIFVHVGRNLWLHNERIYENIRPSVRLYKTLTSWLISPISYHYMHKYIRNKDFFDKH, encoded by the coding sequence TTGAAAAAACTTAAACGTTATCAATACGAACGCTACGCAGTATTGTGTAAATTGTCCTATCCAAAATGCTTCGATCATGTTGCCCTTGGCTTTTCGGAAGATGGCCATGTGGCGATTAAAAATCGTCGAGGTCATGTGCTTGCGCGTATATTGTGGCAAGACAAGAAAAAAGAAGTGATTGTGGTGTTCCGTGGTTCGCAGATATTAAGTGATTGGTTTGCAAATCTGTGTTTTTTCCCCAAACGTAAACGCTTTGATAAAACAGTTTACTATGTTCACTATGGTTACGATCGATTACTTAATCAAAAAGTCCCAGGCGCAGAGCAATCAGACGAAGCTCTGAGTATCTATCAGCAAATAGAACGTGTATTGACGCCTCTTATCGCCAATGGCAAACGGGTTAGTTTGACAGGACATTCATCCGGTGGTGCCATGGCAATATTGACAGCGGATTGGTTGGAGCGCCGCTTTGATGCACCCGTTAGACGCGTAGTAACTTTTGGTCAACCATCGACAGGGTTTCGCAGTTTTAACAGGCATTACCTTCTTCATCGCAGAACTTATCGAATCTGTTGCGACTTAGATATAATTACCTTTTTGCCGCCTTTACCGGGGATTTTCGTTCATGTGGGTCGGAATTTATGGTTACATAATGAGCGTATTTATGAAAATATTCGCCCCTCTGTGCGTCTATACAAAACATTAACAAGTTGGCTTATTTCGCCAATTTCTTATCACTACATGCATAAATATATTCGTAATAAGGACTTTTTTGATAAACATTAA